The following DNA comes from Marichromatium purpuratum 984.
GCCGATGCAGCCAAGGAGTTCGTCGAGTGCTCGGGTGATGGCCTCGTTGGCGAGGGTCGACTTGACCCGGAAGAGTGCGGCGAGGTCGCGCCCTTCCAGTTTCGACGAGAGAAAGTCCGTCAGTTGCTCATGGTCCGGCTGTGAGTCCAGGATTTCAGGCAGACCGCGATTGGAGACATTGATGCGGAGTCCGAAAAGCTTGCGTCCGAGAAACCGTCGCACCTTGCGGATTGCGGTGTCGCGGATCTCATTTGCTTGCGCGGCGGGAACCAGCATGACCAGCCGTCCGTCCTGATGCCCCTCGATGAGTGGCGGCACGGGTTTACAGCAGGCGGACAGGGCGCGCTGCAGTTCATCGACGAGAAAGGGGTGGTGCGGATCGAACAGGTCGATCAGTGTCCAGTGACGCAGCAGGTCGCTGTCGAGCGCGCCGTCCTTGCGCAGACGCTCCAGCACCGCATCGATGCCTTCCTTGAGCCAGAGTCCGTCGAGCTTGTCGGCCAGCGCGACATAGCGCATCAAGCTCGAGAAACGCCGGGGCGGATACTCCGCCGGCGGGCTGCGATGCGCCTGGGTGGTTTCTACATGCTCGATGAGAAATCGCACCTGGTCCGCTGTCAGGGCATCGCCGGTGAACTGGTCGAGCCCGTATTGCGCCCAACGCTCGGCGATTGCCTCCAGTGACAGCAGCGTGCCACGTGGAAGACAGAGATCCTTGTCGATGTCATGCACGAAGGCGATGGCCGCCTGGATACGCAGCTCTGCACGCAGTTCATCCAGGTCGATGTCCGGGGTACGCTCCAGGATGTCGAGTGCGGCGAAGATCAGGGCGCCACGCGTCACCGAGAGCAAGTGATCGAGCAGGGTGATGTTGGCGCTTTCGGCATAGCGCGCATTCTTGACGGGGTCGGGGTCATATCCTCCCTTGCCGCTGATGGACATGAGGTGCACGACCCGCGTGTCGATGATCTTTCCCGCGTTCAGATCCCTCTGTTTCTTCTGATCGAGCACGTGACCCTTGCGGTCTTTCAAGACGAAAGGCTCGACGACTTCGGTCATCAACGCCTGATAGACGTCTGCGGCCACTTGGCTGGCCAGGGTGAGTGAATCGCTCATCGTCCCACCCCGTCCTCGGCCAGACCGATGCAGCCGAATCCGTTGCGGGTCTTTTCGCCAAGGCCCGTATACCAGGCCAGGAGCAGGTCCTCGCGGCTGCCGGCGAGCACCAGAGGTGCGCTCATCCCGATGACGAAGGCCGAGTGTCCATTACGCATGCGTTTGGTACTCACCAGCACCGAGTGCCGAGGGTTGGCGCGCAGGTAGAGGCTGTCGGGATGAACCTCCAAGGCGACCTCACGGCCGGCGATACGGCTCAGGCGTGTGTTGACCGCCGCGGAGAGGTCGAAGGCGTCGAGGCGTGTATGCCAACGCTTGCCGGGTGCCGAGCGGTCCCGGATCACGATGGGGGAGAGGGTGAGAACACCTAGCGTGGCTTGCTCGGACAGCATCGGTGGTGACTCGTGCACGAGGGTTGCCGAGGTGAAGTCGAGCAACTCGCCCGTTGTGGTGCGCGCATGGCGCAGTGCGCTGATCTCGAATGCGGCCAGGATCGCGGCCAGCTCCGCGCTCGGGGTAGAGACGACAAGGGTGTGCGCCCGCCCTTGGTGCTGGTTGTGGAAGCCGAGCGGGGCAAAGGTCCACGGTTGGGCCGATGCGCCGATGACCTGATCCGGCCGGGCGCCGCTCTCGATCCAGGCGTTGATTAGGGTGTCGTGGATGAGGTCTTGATGACGGTAGTCCGCCTGCTCTCCAGGTCGAAGCTGTAAGCGAACCCTGTGCATGTCCATGGCGATATCCCTTGATGGAGGCTACACTTTGAGTGTAAGCAAAAGCATCAACCATAAGCAAGGCATTGCCTGACATGAAACATGACATCATTAGGCGCTTCGCTTTCATCGAGACCCGCCTTTTATGGGGCGGAGGGTTCACCGCCAAAGAGCTTGCCCTGGAGTTCGGTATCGCTCGCCAGAATGCCCAAGGCACGATCCAGGCCTATCAACGAGAGCATCCGGGGCAGATGCGCCATGATCGACGCCTGCGTCGTCAGGTCGCGACAGAGAGCTTCGAGGCGGTCTACATTCGCGACGATGTCGCGCGATTTCTCGACTATCAGCGTGCCGTCAATCATCTCGGTTATTTCTATGAGGAGCGGGACTGGAGTGATCTGCCCTTTCAGGATGCCGACATGCTGGTCCGTCCTCTCTATGCCCCTGGCGCGCTGCGTGTCGTGCTTGAGGCGCTCCGACAGGAAAGGGCCGTGGAGATCGGCTACTGGTCGAAAAGCAGGACGCGTTCCCGCCTGATCTCACCGCATCACCTGGTGTTCGCCGACGGTCGTTATCACTTCCGGGCGTATTGCCACGACTCATCCAGGTTTCTCGATTTCGTCCTGAGCCGAGTGATGGAGGCCACTCCAAGCGATGAGCGGGGGATGTCGAGCGAAGAGGATCATGATTGGCATTGTCAGCAAGAGCTGACCTTCGAGATCAACCCCGATTTGCCGCAGGCCGCTCAGGAAGCGCTCAGGCTGGACTTTCTTCCCGTGAACGGCGAGCTGTTGCGTGTTCCTGGCGTGCGCGTGGCGCTGCAGCACTATGTGCGGAGGCGTCTTTGCCGCAACGATTGGCGCTTCGGTGTGCCCCGGTGGGTCGAGGTCGGTGCGAGTTGAGCGCGGCGCGCGATTGGACCTGTCGGGACGTATCGTTGTCGGCGTTGGCTGTGTATCGAGATTGACGGCGACTCGGGTGGGTCGCCGTCGGTTTTGCGTGGAGCGTGAGCTGTTTCAATCGAAGGGCAGGATCAGTCGGTCGTCGATCTCGCAGGCGCCTTGTTCGCAGTCCGGGTTGGCGGTGCCGCCGCCGTCCGGGTAGTGCACGAGCGTGACCGAGAGGTGGCGCCAGTCGGCGCCGATCCGCCATTCCTTGCCTGGACCCGGCAGGGTCTGGCGGCCCGGGATCAGGGGGCGAGCGCGGGTTGCGGCGACGGCCGGGGTGATCGTCCGACCCTGGGTGTCGACCGGGGTGAACTCGACATGAGCGCTACCGGCTCGGGCATCCGTCGTGGTGGGGACGCAGAGGATGACCGACTCGATAGCGAGCAAGTCGCCTGGCTTGGCCTCCAGTGGTTGACCGGCCTCGATCAGCCAGGCGTTCCGGTTGACCTCGACCAGTAGCGCGTCGATGGCGATGGCCGGTGGCGTGTCGCCCGGGCCGCTCGTCGCTCGGCACTCGGGTGTCTGTGGCACCGTCGGTGCGGCGGTCGAGCCGAGTGGCGTGCCGTCGGATGGCTGTTCCGGGGGCGTTGGCGGATACAGCAGCAATCCGCTCAGGGTCAGCCCGGCGCCGATCAGCAAGGCCCATCGTTGGCGGACGCGGGAGAGTTCGAGCATGCGACCGATCCTGCCGACCAGGGCGAGCAGCAGCAGGAGCAATCCGGCGAGGACGAGCAGCGACGCCGGATGACCGATCAGCAGCGGTGAGATGTCCAGTGCCATGTCGAGGACTCCCGTGCCGGGACTCAGCTCAGCCGACTGATCCTCAGCCGGATCTGTCCCGCGTTGTTGTCGTAATGATCCGGCGCATCGTTGGCATAGCACAGCAGCATGCCGCTTGCCGGTGGTTGGAAGCGCTCGGCTGGATGGGCGCCGAGGCGGAAGCGATGGCGGGTGCCGTCTGCCTCGTGGATCTCGCCGACCAGCTCGAACCAGTTGGCCTCCGGGTTCTGGCGCTGATTCTCGAACAGGTGGATCACCGGGCGGAGCAGGCGGCGCAGGCCGCGCAGATCCTGCCGGTCCCAGCCATCGGCCGAGCAGGGTGGCAGTTCGCCGTCCTGCCAGACCTGGGTCGGGCTGAGTGCGAAGGCGTAGGTCGCGCCGGCCTCGAGGTGGAGCCGCCAGGACTGCTCGACGAGATCGCGGGTGCGGGCGGCGACCTCGACCTCGACGTCCTGACCGGGGGCAAGGCGACCGTCGGCCGGCAGTTCGACGAGCGGGTTGGGATGATCCTCGGCCCAGCGATCGAGGGTGGCGGCGAAGGGGGCGAGCGGCTGCGGCCGCCACCACGGGCAGTCGCGCCAGCGCTGGCCGACGCTGGTATGGAGGTCCACCTGCTGATGCGGGGCGTGGGCCTGGAGTCGGGGACGTGTCTCGCGGTGCAGGCGCGCCGGGTCGCGCTCACCCGGGGAGTAGGGAAAGGGGATCTCGTTGTCGACGAAGATGCAGGGATCCTCGGGGGCCAGGCCCTCGAGGACCGGTGCCTTGCGCTTGAAGTGGCCGCTGACATCGATCTCGATGTGTCGGGTGTCGCTCTCCAGACCGAGGTCGCCGGCCTGCTCGAGCATCCAGCGCAGGGTAATGCTCGAGAGCCCGCGCTTGACGAAGCTGCCGCCACCGATACAGCCGTGGTCGCCGGGAAACCAGGTCTCGCGCACCTGGGTGCGCATCGGGTCCTCGGCATCGGCGAGAGTGACCATGAATGGAGCGCGGGCCTCGTCGATCGCGACGGCATGGGCGACCTGTTCGACGTGCGCGCCGATGCGGTTGTTGTGGAAGCGGTAGCGGCGGTTGAGCGCGCGGTCGAGGGTCAGTCCGGGGATCATGTCGGGGAAGCCGAGGCTGCCGACCGTGTCCCAGCAACCGAGCAGGCGGATCGCTACCGGTTGCGGGTCGTGACGATCACGAAACGCGCGGTAACGGGCGACCTCGTCGCTGTCGGCGTCGGGGTCACGATAGAACTCGTAGGCCTCGCGGATATAGCGCAGCTGGTGGTGCTGCAGCAGGCCGGCGGCGCCGATCAGCCCGGCGAGGCTGCGTACCGTGTAGGCGCCACGGCTGAAGCCGAACAGATAGATCTCGTCGTCGGGTTGATGGTTGAGCACCAGGAAGCGGTAGGCGTCCATGATGTTCTTGTCGATGCCGCGCCCGATGACTCCACCGATGATGGCGGTGAGTTCGCGGGTGATCAGGCCGACGCCGCCCTCGGCGCCGACGCCCTCGTCGTAATAGACGACCTGCTCGGTCGCCGGGTCGCGGCCCTGGGGGAGCACTGCCTGGGCGAGCTGGACGACATTGGTGGGGTAGTCGGACTCGAGGTGTTGCCAGGTGCCGTCGCAGCAGACGATGAGCCGTTTCATGCGTGGATCCTCGTGTATCTGCAGTTGTGTTGCTGACGCTGACGACTGAAAGCATAGGCATGCAGCAGTCTTTGTACACGAAAAGCTTTCTTCGACTGGCCCTCGTCCCCCCTTCTTCCGCCGTCTGGTCCTGGGCGGCACGCGGCACTCGCCGTCGCCGCTAGTGCGCCCTATCGCCTCGCGCTTGCTCGATCTGGTAGCCTGCCAATCGGCCCTGTCTCGACCGCCCGGCCCGATCTCGCTCGACCCCCGGTCGGGGATACCCCATTGAGTGGCACACGCGCTCGGTACGCACCGTAGCGCTGTGCCTGTGACTGACCTTCCCGAGGAGGCACGCCCTGATCGCGTGCTCGATGCCGATGAACATTGCCCATTACGCCCAGACCCGTCACGCCACCAAGGCCTTCGATCCCGAGCGCCGCATCCCCGAGGCCGAGATCGAGATGCTGCGCACGCTGTTGCGCCACGCCCCTTCGTCGGTCAACGCCCAGCCGTGGCACTTCGTCATCGCCGCCACCGAGTCCGGCAAGGCGCGGGTGAGCGTGTCCACCGAGGCCGGCCACACCTACAACACGCCGAAGGTTGTCGATGCCTCGCACGTGGTCGTCCTCTGCGCGCGCACCGCGGTCGATGACGATTATCTCGAGCACCTGTTGGCGCAGGAGCGTGCCGATGGTCGTTTCCCGACCGAGGAGGCCGAGGCGCGTCAGCGGGCCACCCGGGGGTTCTATGTCGGCTTGCATCGTGATGAACTCGGCGATCTCGATCAATGGGCCGAGAAGCAGGTCTATCTGGCGCTCGGCTCGCTCCTGCTCGGGGCCGCGACCCTGGGCATCGATGCCTGCCCAATCGAGGGTTTCAATCGCGAGGTGCTCGATGTCGAACTCGGTCTGCGCGCGCGTGGGCTGAGTGCCGTGGTGCTGGTCGCACTCGGCTATCGCGCCGAGGCTGACTTCAACGCCGGACTGCCGAAATCGCGCCTTCCAGAACAGGAAGTGTTCAGTGATTTGTGATCTTGAAACAATCTAGTCTCAAGCCGCTGTTTTAAAAGAGCGTAAATTAATCTGACGTAAACTTTAAGTGTTCGACTCTGTGCTCCTCAATGAGGTTTCTGAGTCGTTGAGTTGCTCCTTGTCTCAGTGCTTTTTCGTCTTTTTGTGTGCGAATTTTCTGCGATCTTGGGTTGGTATGCCATAAAAAGCTTAATTTTCAGGGTGTCAATCATATCGACGTAAACAATTCGTGCTCTTTTCGCCATCGTCGACGTTGGGCATGCCATCAGCGCGGCTTTCGCCACTGGCTCGATGTCGACTGTCATCAACCCTCCATGAACGCGAGTCCTGATCGAGATGATTGAGGCCCTGACCCTGATCCTGACCTGTCAGCTGCTGGGCGAGAGCATCGTCCTGCTGTTCGGATGGCCGCTTCCCGGACCGGTGCTGGGCATGCTGCTGCTGTTTATGCTACTGGTGGTGCGCGGAGGGCTCGCCGAGCGCGTTGCCGAGACCGCCGACGGGCTGCTCGCACACCTGCCGCTGCTGTTCATCCCCGCCGGAGTCGGGGTGATGGTCCACTGGGAATTGCTGTATGGCCATTGGCAGGCGCTGGGCGCGGCGCTGTTGCTCGGTACCCTGATCACCCTGGTGGCCACGGCGCTGGCCATGCAGGGCACGCTGTGGGTGGTGCGTCGAGTACAGGACGCGAGGGCGCGGTCGTGACCGAGATGCCGCTTCAGACGCTGTGGGTCTATCTCGCCGCGCGTCCGTTGTTCTGGCTGACCCTCACCCTGCTGGTGTGGCTCGGCGCACGCAGGCTCCAGGCCTGGTGTGGGGGGCTGGCGCTGCTCAATCCGGTGGTGCTGAGCATCGCGATCCTGATCGGGCTGCTGGTGCTCACTGATACGCCTTATGCGCAGTACTTCGACGGTGCCCA
Coding sequences within:
- a CDS encoding CRISPR-associated endoribonuclease Cas6, with the protein product MDMHRVRLQLRPGEQADYRHQDLIHDTLINAWIESGARPDQVIGASAQPWTFAPLGFHNQHQGRAHTLVVSTPSAELAAILAAFEISALRHARTTTGELLDFTSATLVHESPPMLSEQATLGVLTLSPIVIRDRSAPGKRWHTRLDAFDLSAAVNTRLSRIAGREVALEVHPDSLYLRANPRHSVLVSTKRMRNGHSAFVIGMSAPLVLAGSREDLLLAWYTGLGEKTRNGFGCIGLAEDGVGR
- a CDS encoding WYL domain-containing protein encodes the protein MKHDIIRRFAFIETRLLWGGGFTAKELALEFGIARQNAQGTIQAYQREHPGQMRHDRRLRRQVATESFEAVYIRDDVARFLDYQRAVNHLGYFYEERDWSDLPFQDADMLVRPLYAPGALRVVLEALRQERAVEIGYWSKSRTRSRLISPHHLVFADGRYHFRAYCHDSSRFLDFVLSRVMEATPSDERGMSSEEDHDWHCQQELTFEINPDLPQAAQEALRLDFLPVNGELLRVPGVRVALQHYVRRRLCRNDWRFGVPRWVEVGAS
- a CDS encoding DUF2235 domain-containing protein translates to MKRLIVCCDGTWQHLESDYPTNVVQLAQAVLPQGRDPATEQVVYYDEGVGAEGGVGLITRELTAIIGGVIGRGIDKNIMDAYRFLVLNHQPDDEIYLFGFSRGAYTVRSLAGLIGAAGLLQHHQLRYIREAYEFYRDPDADSDEVARYRAFRDRHDPQPVAIRLLGCWDTVGSLGFPDMIPGLTLDRALNRRYRFHNNRIGAHVEQVAHAVAIDEARAPFMVTLADAEDPMRTQVRETWFPGDHGCIGGGSFVKRGLSSITLRWMLEQAGDLGLESDTRHIEIDVSGHFKRKAPVLEGLAPEDPCIFVDNEIPFPYSPGERDPARLHRETRPRLQAHAPHQQVDLHTSVGQRWRDCPWWRPQPLAPFAATLDRWAEDHPNPLVELPADGRLAPGQDVEVEVAARTRDLVEQSWRLHLEAGATYAFALSPTQVWQDGELPPCSADGWDRQDLRGLRRLLRPVIHLFENQRQNPEANWFELVGEIHEADGTRHRFRLGAHPAERFQPPASGMLLCYANDAPDHYDNNAGQIRLRISRLS
- the nfsB gene encoding oxygen-insensitive NAD(P)H nitroreductase produces the protein MPMNIAHYAQTRHATKAFDPERRIPEAEIEMLRTLLRHAPSSVNAQPWHFVIAATESGKARVSVSTEAGHTYNTPKVVDASHVVVLCARTAVDDDYLEHLLAQERADGRFPTEEAEARQRATRGFYVGLHRDELGDLDQWAEKQVYLALGSLLLGAATLGIDACPIEGFNREVLDVELGLRARGLSAVVLVALGYRAEADFNAGLPKSRLPEQEVFSDL
- a CDS encoding CidA/LrgA family protein; translation: MIEALTLILTCQLLGESIVLLFGWPLPGPVLGMLLLFMLLVVRGGLAERVAETADGLLAHLPLLFIPAGVGVMVHWELLYGHWQALGAALLLGTLITLVATALAMQGTLWVVRRVQDARARS